CGCTTGGACACCTTCTTCCAGAAGCTGAACGTCGGCCCGAACGAGCCGAACATGTGGGCCGGCAACGAACCCGACTTCGGCGTCCCGTTCCTGTACAACCACGTCGGGCAGCCGTGGAAGACCCAGCAGGTGGTCCGCGAGATCGCCACGACGCTGTTCAGCGCCACCCCGGACGGCGAGCCGGGCAACGACGACCTCGGCGCGCAGTCGTCGTGGTACGTCTGGGCCGCGCTGGGCATCTACCCGGCGACCCCGGGCACGCCGGACCTGGTCGTGGCGAGCCCGTTGTTCGAGCGTGCGGTGTTGTCCCTCCCCAATGGACGGACGATCGACATCCACGCGCCGAAGGCCCCGGCGACGTACGTCCACGCCCTGTCGCTCGACGGCCGGGACTGGGACCGCACGTACCTGCCCGCGAACACCGCGCGCGACGGCGGCCGGCTGGACTTCTCGCTGGCGTCCACTCCGGACAAGCGATGGGCGGCGGACTCGACGCCACCGTCCTATCGGGACAATGAGAAGCCGTTCCTGGCGTCGGCGACCAACCAGGTCGTCGTCGAGCCCGGTACCAGCGGTTCGTTCACGGTCAGCGGGCAGCGGCTCGGCGGGCACGACCGGGTGCTGGACGTGTCCACGCAGGCGCCGGCCGGAATCACGGTGACCGGGCCACGGCAGCTCCGCCTCGACGACCGGACCGGCGGCGGCACCGCGAAGCTGAGCGTGTCGGTGGCGGCCGGGACCCCCGAGGGCTACTACCAGGTGCCGGTGACCGTACGCGGTGGCCCGACATCGGTGCCCGGCTCGGTGATCGTGCTGGTCGCGCCGCGCGGTGGGCTGGCGGCGGCGTATGCGAACGTCGGCATCTCCGACGACGGCGACACGGGTTCGGCGGACATCGACGGCGCCGGGAACAGCCTGTCCCGGCAGGCGCTGGCCGCGGCGGGCCTGGTCGGCGGGAAGCCGTCGCAGGCCGTGGGCACGACGTTCACCTGGCCCGCCGCGCCTGCCGGACGGCCGGACAACGTCGTCGCGGCCGGGCAGACGATCCAGGTGAGCGGGACCCGGCTGTCGTTCATCGGCACGGCGTCCAACGGGGACCACCGCGGCACCGCGACGGTCACCTTCACCGACGGCACCACCGCGCAGGCGGACCTGTCGTTCGGCGACTGGGTCTTCCCGGGCGGCGGCACCGATCCGGTGTTCGGCAACACGCTGGTGGCCCGCACGGACCACCGCAACCAGCCGGGCGGACAGGGCGGCGGGGCGTCGGTCTACGCGACGGCGCCGTTCGACGCCCCGGCCGGGAAGACGATCGCTTCGGTGACCTTGCCGTCCGATGCGGACCTGCACGTGTTCGCGATCGGCCTCGGCTGAAGCGGTCGTGAGTGAGAAACAGTGTTCTAACCCTGTTTCTCACTCACGACCGGTCAGCCGGGTGAGCCCACCGCGCAGACCGCGATGGGTGTTGCGTGGGCGGGGTCCAGGGCGTTGCGGACCAGGTGCCAGACGTTCAGGTCGTAGGCCTCGCCGATGTGGCCGACCGGGTCGAACGGGCACGAGTCCTGGACGTAGCGGTTGTGCACGCCGGGCTCGCGGATGAACGACGTCTCGGTCGGGGTCACCAGCTCGTCGTAGCGCGAGGTGATGATCGTGTAGTCGATGCCGGGCTGGGCGACCGGGCCGGTGTTGAGCGCGACGATCGCGGCGCCGCCGTCCAGTTCGTCGGCGAAGATCGGCAGGCCGATCGTCTTGACGATGGTGTCCCAGGTGGACTTGCCGAGCACCGTGTAGGCGAGCGTCAGGAGGCCGGACGCGTTGGCGCCGTGCGTCGGCGGGGCGATCGCGACGACCTTGCCGATCTCGCTCTGGATGCCCTGCATCTTGGCCAGGTAGATCGACTGGAGGCCGCCTTCGGAGTGGCCGACGACGTCGACCTTGGCCGCGCCGGTGGCCGCGCGCACCTTTTCGACGAAGTTCTTGATCTCCAGCGACGACTCCGCGACCGGCTTCAGCCCGCCGACGAACGGGAACTGCGGGTAGGCGCCGTAGGTCAGCGAGAACGTGCAGTAGCCGCGGGCGGCCAGGTCGGCCTGGAGGAAGTTGAGGTCCTCGTAGTAGGTGGCGAAGGTGCCGTGGAGCAGCACGACCGGGTTCGGGTGGGCCGCGCCCGGCCGGCAGCCGAAGTCGTTGTTCCCGCCGCCGGCCGCTTGGGCCGGCGCCGCCGCGCCCAGCGCGAGCAGGCTCGCGATCCCGAGCCCGGCCAGCCATCGTTTCGTTCCCCGCCCCATTGCGAAGTCCTTTCGTCTGGTTGCTCTGCACAGCATGCGCGCCTTGATCAACGCTGTCTGCTGGCAGAACGCGCAGAAACTTGCCGACGGCGTTTGTGCATGGTGACAATGTGGCATGGATCCGGTGGCGCAGCTGTTCCCTCGATCGGGTGAGATCGCGGCCGCGATGATCGCCCGGTGCGCCGCCGAGATCCCGGCGTACCGGCTGCTCCCGGCGACCGTGCTGGAGGGTGACCTGGTCGCCAACGCGGCGGCGGTGTTCGAGCTGTTCCTGACCACGGTCGCCGAGGACCGGCGCCCGACGTCCGAGGAGCTGTCCCTGCCGATCGCCTGGGGTGCCGAACGCGCCCGCGACGGCGTGCCGCTGGAGGCCGTGCTGAAGATCTACCCGCTGGCCGCGAGCGTCGCCTGGGAGCTGGTCGGCGGCGACCGCCTGGCGCTGGGCGCCCGGATGCTGGACTTCCTCGGCGAGGTGATGCCCCGCGTGGCGCAGGCGTACCTGCGCGAGCGCGACGACCTCGACTGGGAGCACCGGGAGGACCGGCAGAACCTCGCCGCCAGCCTGCTCGCCGGCCGGCCGGTGCGCCACCGCGAGCTGGCCGAGAGCTACGACGTCGTGGTGTTCCACCTCCCGGCACTGCCCGCCTCCGCGGGAACCCGGGCGGCGACGGACCTCTTCCGCGCCGTCCGGTCCGGTGTGGACAGTCAGGTGCTGGTGACGTTCAAGGGTGACGGCGGGGTGCTGCTCGTGCCGGACGGCGTCGCGGCGGAGGCCGTGGCGGCCCGCGTCGACGAGATCTGCGGCCGCCGCTGCACCGCGGCCGCGGCGCGGGCGGCGACCCGGGCGGACATCCCCGCCGCGCATTCGGAAGCCGTGGAAATCCTGGCCCTGGCGGAGAACCTGAGCCGACCGGCCCGGCTCTACCGCCTCGCCGACCTGGCCATCGAGTACCAGCTCGCGCAGCCGGGCCCGGCCCGGGAAGCGCTGGCCCAGGTGCTGGCCCCGCTCGAAGAGCACCCGCACCTGATCGACGCGCTGCGCGCGTTCGTGACGTCGGACTACAACCGCGGCGAAGCGGCGACGGCGTTGACCATCCACCGCAACACGCTGACGTACCGGCTGGGCCGGATCCAGCTGATCACGGGTTACGACGCGACCCGCCCCGCGGACGCCCGCCACCTGGCCGCCGCGATGACGGCTTACGACATCGTGCGCAAGAACGGGTGAATCCCACGGGATAACGCTTGCGTCGCGTTCTCGCGAATCCGTTGCGGATCCGGCCGGGCGGCCGATTCCAGAAGGCGGAGACGGAAGAAGTTGATTCCCATGAAAGCCGCAATTCTCGTCGCCGCCCTGGTTTCGGTGTGCGCTGCCGCTTGTGGAACGCCGGTCGTCGGTGTGCCGGTACCGGTTCAGGTCGCCGTGACGCCGGCGCCGACGACCAGCACGACCGTGGTCGCCGTACCCGCGGCGCCGCAGACGGTGTACGTCCAGCAACCGCCGGTGTACGTCGCACCGGCCGACACCGCGGAGGCGCGCACCGTCGTCGCGTACTACGACGCGATCAACCGCCGCGACTTCGCGACGGCGTGGTCGCTCGGCGGCAGCCGCATCGCCGGCGGCGGTGGATACACCAAGTACGTCAACGGTTTCGCGACGACGTCGTGGGACACGGTGACCGTCACCGACGTCCGGGGAAGCACGGTCTCGGTCGTGCTGTCCGCCCTGCAGGCCGACGGCACCACGCGGACTTTCTCCGGCACCTACACCGTTTCCGGCGGAGTCATCGCCGGCAGCCACATGACCCGGACGAAATGAGCCCACCCATGCGCCTCTTCCGCGCCACCGCCGCCCTGTCCGCCGTGCTCGCCCTCGCCGCCTGCGGGGTTCCCGTCGCCGGGAACGCCGTCCCCGCCGGGATCCAGACCGTCGTCACCACCGCGCCGAGCACCCCGACCGTCACGGTCTCACCCCCGCCGACGCAGACGGTGACCGCCGTCGCGCCGCCGAAGTCGTACGTCCCGGCCGGCAGTCAGTGGTACGCCCAGTCGAGCTGGATCTACGCCCAGCCCTGGATCACCATCACCCCGGGCGTGAACCAGACGCCGTGCCAGTGGCTGCGCGCCACCGGGTACACCTATCCGCAGGCCTTCGCGGCCTGGGCGCAGAACGGCTACCCGGCGAGCTGGTCGGCCACCGGCGACGGCTACCCCTGCCAGAAGTCCTACGGCATGCAGCACTAGCCGGCCCAGGCGCGGACCACGTCCCCCAGTACCTTCAGCGGCAGCGGGCCGCCGCCGAGCACGACGTCGTGGAAGTCCTTGATGTCGAAGGATTCCCCGAGGGCCGATTCGGCGAACCGGCGCAGGCGCAGGATTTCCAGCCGGCCGGTCATGTAGGCCAGCGCCTGGCCGGGGGACTCGATGTACCGGTCCGTTTCGGACTGGACCTCGACCTCGCTCAGGACCGTGTGCGTGCGGAGGAACTCGACGCACTGCTCGCGCGTCCAGCGCAGGGCGTGCAGGCCGGTGTCGACCACCAGCCGCGCGGCGCGCACCGAGTCCTCGGCGACCATGCCGAGCCGCATGACGTCGCTGGAGAACAAGCCCATCTCGTCCGCGAGCCGTTCGGTGTAGAGGCCCCAGCCCTCGCTGTAGGCGGTCACCGGCGCGACCCGCCGCAGCTGCGGGAGGCCGGTCAGCTCCAGCGCCAGCGACGTCTCGAAGTGGTGGCCGGGCACGCTTTCGTGGAACGCCACGGTCTCGGCGATGAACCGGTCGCGCGTGCGCACCTCGTGGGTGTTGGTGAAGTAGACGCCCGGGCGCGAGCCGTCGAGAGCGGGCGGGAAGTAGTACGCCGCGGCGGCGACGGGCGCGTCGGCGTCGGGGACGGCCCGCACGACGCACTCCGCGCGGGGCATCCGGTGGAACCAGTCCGGCGCCGCGGCGGTCGCGCGGGCGACGGCGGCGCGCGCGGTCTCCAGCATCTCCTCGGAGTCGCGCCAGCGGAGGCTCTCGTCGGTCCGCAGCCGGCGGCGCACGGCGGCCGGGTCGGTCAGCCCGAACTCCCGGCCGCCCAGCTCGGCGTACTCGGCTTCGAGCCCGGCGAGCACGTCGAGGCCCAGCCGGTGCAGCTCTTCCGGCGTGTGGTCGGTGGTCGTGTGCATGCGCGCCAACGCCGCGTAGTGCGCTTCGCCGTCTTCGAGCCAGCACAGTCCCGGCCGGTC
The window above is part of the Amycolatopsis camponoti genome. Proteins encoded here:
- a CDS encoding esterase/lipase family protein; translated protein: MGRGTKRWLAGLGIASLLALGAAAPAQAAGGGNNDFGCRPGAAHPNPVVLLHGTFATYYEDLNFLQADLAARGYCTFSLTYGAYPQFPFVGGLKPVAESSLEIKNFVEKVRAATGAAKVDVVGHSEGGLQSIYLAKMQGIQSEIGKVVAIAPPTHGANASGLLTLAYTVLGKSTWDTIVKTIGLPIFADELDGGAAIVALNTGPVAQPGIDYTIITSRYDELVTPTETSFIREPGVHNRYVQDSCPFDPVGHIGEAYDLNVWHLVRNALDPAHATPIAVCAVGSPG
- a CDS encoding PucR family transcriptional regulator, translated to MDPVAQLFPRSGEIAAAMIARCAAEIPAYRLLPATVLEGDLVANAAAVFELFLTTVAEDRRPTSEELSLPIAWGAERARDGVPLEAVLKIYPLAASVAWELVGGDRLALGARMLDFLGEVMPRVAQAYLRERDDLDWEHREDRQNLAASLLAGRPVRHRELAESYDVVVFHLPALPASAGTRAATDLFRAVRSGVDSQVLVTFKGDGGVLLVPDGVAAEAVAARVDEICGRRCTAAAARAATRADIPAAHSEAVEILALAENLSRPARLYRLADLAIEYQLAQPGPAREALAQVLAPLEEHPHLIDALRAFVTSDYNRGEAATALTIHRNTLTYRLGRIQLITGYDATRPADARHLAAAMTAYDIVRKNG
- a CDS encoding DUF885 domain-containing protein, with product MTSEATALADELLEVLATWMPLEATFVGIAGHDAELADPGEDAQREIREQAAGILARARASADADRVTLGVVVQQAEAVVTQIDARTVEFTFADPMFATGISHLTFLPQLAPSGERAEEDYLTRLAALPSFYEALAQRQGDGLRAGRTPVDRNVGNAIAFLDRYLAQEELFAQPLTGGRGERRDRLVAEVVRPALARYREFVATEVAGNGRPGDRPGLCWLEDGEAHYAALARMHTTTDHTPEELHRLGLDVLAGLEAEYAELGGREFGLTDPAAVRRRLRTDESLRWRDSEEMLETARAAVARATAAAPDWFHRMPRAECVVRAVPDADAPVAAAAYYFPPALDGSRPGVYFTNTHEVRTRDRFIAETVAFHESVPGHHFETSLALELTGLPQLRRVAPVTAYSEGWGLYTERLADEMGLFSSDVMRLGMVAEDSVRAARLVVDTGLHALRWTREQCVEFLRTHTVLSEVEVQSETDRYIESPGQALAYMTGRLEILRLRRFAESALGESFDIKDFHDVVLGGGPLPLKVLGDVVRAWAG